The Nitrobacter hamburgensis X14 genome contains the following window.
GCTGAAGCGTCGCCCAAGCTTTGTTCCCGGGACGTCCGGACGGTTCGGCCGCAATTTTCGAGCCAGTCGCCCGGCCCCCCATTCTCCGTCGGACCCGAGGCCAGCGCCGTCGGAATTCCGCCGCCGTTCGACCGCACCGCAACGGGCGAGTTCCTGCCCCAGGGCACGCCTCCCCTCAGGCGAAAGCCGCACCGGTGGAAAGGAAGCCTGATTCACCCCCGCCCCCCCCCCCCCCCGCTCACGCAGCAAGGTGCATCGTCCCGCTTTGGGGCGCCCATATGCGGATGATGTCTTCCGCCCACTCCGATAACGCCACTCCCTCGGCACTGATGCCTTCCTGTTCGGCGTGACCTTCCCGAACCAGACTCAACAGTCGCGCGACGGCCGATTCGTCTCCCTGCCCCGCGTCGAGCCTGGCCCGCTGGATGTCATCGTCCAGCTCGTGCCGATGGAGGATTTTGATGAAGTGATCCAGGCATCCGGACACAAAATCGGACGGCGGATCGCGACTTAAAATTGGAAAGCGCTCAAACAGCCGATGCCCGAGCCGTTTTCCGTCGCCCGCTTCTCCGTGAACGGTTTGCAGCGTGTCATAAAATGCGGGTTTAAGTTTCGTCCAAATATCCGAGACGGACAGCTTTGCGTCAGTAACCAGCAACTGAAAGAGACTTGTCAAAAAAACATCGAGTTTCTCGGGGAATTGCAAGCGCAAGACGGAGTCCCGCTTGTCTTCGAGCAGTTCAGGATATTCGACGAGCATCCCGAGAACGACCTTTTGCAGCCCCGAGCGCTGCCCTTCTCCGTCAAGCTTGAGTTGCGGATTAAATTTCGAGCCCGCTTCTTTGTTCTTGCGGGTGGGCCCTCGATTGACTTGCCAAAATAGGTTGGCGAGCTGCATCCGGGAGGTTCTAAAGAAAGCCGTGTTGACGGCCGGGTCCTGAATGGTCCGGACCAGCGCGTAGAGCTTCTGTTCCAATGCAGCTTGCCTATCGGGAGTCCGGACGTCCTGGCCGTCCGTCTCGCGCTGCCAAAGCACGTCCCACAACGGCAAGGAGCCCGACAAAACGCTTCTGAATGCCTCGACGCCTTTTTCCCGAATCAGGTCGTCGGGGTCTTTCTGTTCGTCCATGAACACGAAGCGGAACGTCTTTCCGACGCGAAGCAAGGGCAGGATGCGGTCGATGGATCGATAAGCGGCCGCGATGCCTGCGCGATCCGAATCGAAGCAAACCACCGGCTCGGGAGACAATCGCCATAGCGTGGCTATCTGCTCTTCCGTAAACGCGGTCCCCATGGTGGCGACCACGGCCTTGATCCCGGCCTGATAGACCGCGATGGCATCCATGTAACCTTCGACCGCGACCACCGAATTGGCCTCGTGCGCCGGCTGGCGCGCGCGGTGGAAGTTGAAGACGATCGAGCCTTTATGAAAGATCGAGGTTTCGGGGGAATTCAGATACTTGGGCTGAACGTCCTGTCTGAGAGCACGGCCGCCGAATCCGACGACACGGCCGCGCTGGTCATGAATCGGAATCATGACCCGGTCGCGAAAGCGATCGTAGGGAACGGGAATATCATCTCCGGCGATCAACAGGCCGGCTTCGATCATGTCTTCGACCGGGACGCCTTTCGATCCCAGATATTCCTTCAATGCGAAGCGATCTGCGGTGGCGTAACCGATCCGGAACTCGACGATGCTGGACGGGGCAATCGCACGATCCGACAGATAACCGCGCGCTTGCGCGCCACCACGCGACGCGAGATTCTGCTCAAAATATGTGGTCGCAAGCTCCATGACCTCGAACAGGGATTTTTGACGCTGCTCCCGCTGCTCGTCTTCCCTCGAGTTGCGCGGAAGCGGAAGTCCCGCCATCGCCGCAAGCCGCTCGACCGCTTCGGGAAAGGAAACACCCTCGGTCTCCATCACGAAGTCGAAGATGTTCCCGTGCTTGCCGGTCGAGAAGTCGTGGTAGAATTGCTTCTGGTCGTTCACCGTGAACGACGGCGTCTTTTCCTGCTGGAACGGCGACAGCCCCTTGAATTCCCGTCCCGCGCGTTTCAGCTTCACGCGCCGGCTCACGACTTCCGAAACCGGAAGGCGGGCCTTGACCTCATCAATAAAGCTGGGCGGAAAACGCATACGCCGTCTCACTCAATGTTGGCGGCGGGTACAGCTGCGTCTACTGTAAGCAGGACGAATCAGCCATGTACTTCCAACACTGTACCATATTTGTTCTTAAAGTATCCTCTTTTTCCACAGCCATCCACAAAAGCGTGTTCGCCATTAAATTATTTCGCGGCGGGCGGGCGTAGCCGATCGAAGCGCGGCATCGCATCGATCGGACTCAACGTTACAAGACGGGTATCACGGTATTAAAGTCGGGCATGATGATTCCATCAAACCTCATCCTGCTATAACCGGAACCTCATGCAGCAGACGCCGCCGGACGAAAACCGCAGACCTGAGATGGAATCGGAAGGCGGACACGCCCCCTATCTGCGCGTTGGCGGCAATCCGGTTTCTCCCGTCCTCGAACACAACGTTTCCGGCGCTTCGCCCTTCCTGCTGACCTGCGACCACTATGGCCGCATGATTCCCGACGCGCTTGACGATCTCGGCTTGCCGGAAAGCGAACGGCAACGGCATATCGCATGGGACATCGGGATTGCCGCTGTCGCCGAGCGGGTTTCGGCGGCGCTCGACGCTCATCTGATCGCGCAGCGCTATTCGCGGCTGGTGATCGACTGCAACCGGCCGCCGGGTGTCGCAAGCTCGATTCCGGCACTCAGCGAAGCCACGGTCATTCCGGGCAACGAGGGCATTTCGCAGGCCGAGGCCGCCGCGCGACGACGCGCGATCTTCGAGCCCTACCATCGCCGAATCAAAGAGGCGATCGACGGCCGGCTGACGCGGCGCCGAGCCACCGTACTGGTTTCGTTGCACAGTTTCACACCGGTTTATGCCGGGGTCGCGCGGCCCTGGCATGTCGGCACGCTCTACCACCGCAGCACGGTTCTGCCGCACCTGCTGCTGTCGCTGCTGCGTGCCGAGGGCGATCTCGTGGTCGGCGACAACAAACCCTACGCGGTGAGCGACTTAACCGACTACACCATTCCGGTGCATGGCGAGGCGCGCGGGCTGATGAACACCGGCATCGAGATCAGGCAGGATTTGATCGGAGAAAAAGCCGGGCAAGCCCGGTGGGCGGAGCGGCAGACGCGGATTCTGCGCGAGATCGAGGCGACGCTGATCACGCAGCAATCGTCGTACGCGTAAAATTCTCAGGACCGCATCCGATACGGCAAAGGCCCCGGAGGTCCGGGGCCTTTGCACCGCTTCAAACCGTCTGTCGCGGAGGGTCGCTAGATGCGCCCCATCAGGAGCAGGATGAGCAGGATGACGATCACCAGCCCGAGACCACCGCCGCCGTAGTAGCCCGTTCCATAGAACGGACCGCCGCCGACGCCGCTGAAGCCGCCCAGCAACGCAATAATAAGAATAATCAGAATGATTGTGCCGATGCTCATGGCGTTCCTCGCTTAAGCTCAGTGATGCATGAAGATGGCGACGAGGATGATCAACGGGATCGGAATCCCGATCAGCCAGAGAAGAAGTCCGCGTCCGAAGCCCATGTGCGCCTCCTGCTTGGTGAAGCGACAACGCGACGCGCGGAACGTCGTTCCGGCGCGGGAATTGAACTATTTCTGCGAGGGGACCGAGACCAATTCAGCCGCGCGCACGCAACTCGCGCCGCAACACATTTCCGGTCGCGGCCATCGGCAGACTGTCAAAGGGATCAGCAACGCGCCACGTCGCCTGCGCGACGCGTTGCCGCGCGTCCGGAGCACGAGAAGGGATCATCCCGTCAGCGCGGCCTTCACCACGCCGCTGGCCTTGCCGAAATCCATCTGCCCGGCGTATTTCGCCTTCAGCGCGCCGATCACCTTGCCCATGTCCTTGATGCCGGCCGCTCCGGTCTCGGCAATGATGGCAGCGACGGCGGCCTTGACCTCATTGTCGGACATCTGCTTCGGCAGATAGGCGGAGATCACGAGAATTTCCGCACGCTCCTGCGCGGCCAGTTCCTCGCGGCCGCCCTTTTCGTAGAGTTCGACCGACTCTTGGCGCTGCTTGATCATCTTCTGCAGAATGCCAAGCAGATCGCCGTCCGACAGTGGCGGCTTGCCCTGCCCGCGCGCCTCGATGTCGGCATTCTTGATGGTGGAGTTGATCATGCGCAGCGTGGAGAGCTTGCGCTCGTCCCTGGCCTTCATCGCCTCCTTGACGGCGTTGTTGATGTCGTCGCGCAGCATCGGAAGCCTCCCCTTGCGGCGTGGAACACCGCCGAATTCTTCATC
Protein-coding sequences here:
- the dnaG gene encoding DNA primase, which translates into the protein MRFPPSFIDEVKARLPVSEVVSRRVKLKRAGREFKGLSPFQQEKTPSFTVNDQKQFYHDFSTGKHGNIFDFVMETEGVSFPEAVERLAAMAGLPLPRNSREDEQREQRQKSLFEVMELATTYFEQNLASRGGAQARGYLSDRAIAPSSIVEFRIGYATADRFALKEYLGSKGVPVEDMIEAGLLIAGDDIPVPYDRFRDRVMIPIHDQRGRVVGFGGRALRQDVQPKYLNSPETSIFHKGSIVFNFHRARQPAHEANSVVAVEGYMDAIAVYQAGIKAVVATMGTAFTEEQIATLWRLSPEPVVCFDSDRAGIAAAYRSIDRILPLLRVGKTFRFVFMDEQKDPDDLIREKGVEAFRSVLSGSLPLWDVLWQRETDGQDVRTPDRQAALEQKLYALVRTIQDPAVNTAFFRTSRMQLANLFWQVNRGPTRKNKEAGSKFNPQLKLDGEGQRSGLQKVVLGMLVEYPELLEDKRDSVLRLQFPEKLDVFLTSLFQLLVTDAKLSVSDIWTKLKPAFYDTLQTVHGEAGDGKRLGHRLFERFPILSRDPPSDFVSGCLDHFIKILHRHELDDDIQRARLDAGQGDESAVARLLSLVREGHAEQEGISAEGVALSEWAEDIIRIWAPQSGTMHLAA
- a CDS encoding N-formylglutamate amidohydrolase translates to MESEGGHAPYLRVGGNPVSPVLEHNVSGASPFLLTCDHYGRMIPDALDDLGLPESERQRHIAWDIGIAAVAERVSAALDAHLIAQRYSRLVIDCNRPPGVASSIPALSEATVIPGNEGISQAEAAARRRAIFEPYHRRIKEAIDGRLTRRRATVLVSLHSFTPVYAGVARPWHVGTLYHRSTVLPHLLLSLLRAEGDLVVGDNKPYAVSDLTDYTIPVHGEARGLMNTGIEIRQDLIGEKAGQARWAERQTRILREIEATLITQQSSYA
- a CDS encoding DUF3309 family protein produces the protein MSIGTIILIILIIALLGGFSGVGGGPFYGTGYYGGGGLGLVIVILLILLLMGRI
- a CDS encoding GatB/YqeY domain-containing protein; amino-acid sequence: MLRDDINNAVKEAMKARDERKLSTLRMINSTIKNADIEARGQGKPPLSDGDLLGILQKMIKQRQESVELYEKGGREELAAQERAEILVISAYLPKQMSDNEVKAAVAAIIAETGAAGIKDMGKVIGALKAKYAGQMDFGKASGVVKAALTG